The following proteins come from a genomic window of Alosa alosa isolate M-15738 ecotype Scorff River chromosome 2, AALO_Geno_1.1, whole genome shotgun sequence:
- the nrip1b gene encoding nuclear receptor-interacting protein 1, translating to MTHGEDAGPETHQDSAVLTYLEGLLMHPVATGPGATATRRSDADRNGDEERLNHVAAAAAQGPTLANHGPAVREKASPPGGGASQHLKKARLLRSGAWQEAEDNRRKALSSASLNGHLGGGQQQQRSGQDGPPLGESTLLASLLTTFSSRLQGVAMAQQPEAQNGGGKSPDASRHDAFEAYGTASNRLKGLVRKSKSQSHESYDSRRASQERLSESPCSNVSAAAQLSPSNSAVSCAERLKAVANLVKTRSSPAPSPRPSMACSQLALLLSSEAHLKQYSREQVLKAQLAGQSASERLAAIASQKSSQDRKPASIGETRMVSEAESSMNSQSRTSPLASASSTKGSPAPSLALSSSSSSSSVVSPHASSQPQRDRSSSRPPQNCSSLLLLLLNNHNSHKQLTRSGHLEEQQEEREEEEERIPPSRTPSLLLDHRIQSDQYRSPTKSSSDVESYYSSCSPIDLSMHTRAPSHEPAPPCTSSSSSSPSCPLDKLTETLLNRWKPDTPGPKVSAAGELGPKVSAAGELGPKVSAAGEPGPKVSAAGELHVSPDTKPHHKVTLMQLLLGRQNNEKVNKIGDNPDLRRDATLNILPTDPLKLIGSTYEESLRQSPADCRIGVGRAMTRSSLNEDASGSQSPYAFSSPQVQSSPLDLCKANNSSSEKATGFSASKLLQNLAQCGLTNSSPSPPPLIRRPTKLPSPSLVPTKRPSPSLVPSKPSALLECLSPPPAQRNGSPVVEPPPRCSFTPHRRESPESPAASQIESLLERRTVLQLLLGSPSHAEQPSGRRSTEDQPSFRSPDVRDGSHGPSMDIKIKTEPKEDSPFPNPFHIDTGLQHWAHGRHERHRPLFEHQGDVKSEPCPDDIVSKYGLLSQLLKQQTSTYNPGAPSDYDPRALTSTYNPGTPADYDPRALKQEQQDHRVGPSPKRRRLCMELAEQLTSELSSGPVDSYVGLGGKLLLSPEQEESPARSPVSKVLPRDHQGFNVLKQLLLSDNCLKGLSQGSGLSSPSETHTKVNGSLPPHQLHFNHKLSQLPWQRASPSPRSAGSAAHWPTNGCSGFHESPRNNAAAQTTTTLTRTTTRSPGSVKQECQSPAGPDSPRLTRANPILYYMLQRGKGQVRRASGDQGQVMAHCEINIKEEPATDEDPSQYDHRLSSLQ from the coding sequence ATGACTCATGGGGAGGACGCTGGCCCTGAGACACACCAGGATTCAGCCGTTCTGACCTATCTGGAAGGATTACTAATGCATCCTGTGGCCACTGGGCCCGGCGCCACGGCAACCAGGAGATCGGACGCTGACCGCAACGGCGATGAGGAACGACTGAACCATGTAGCGGCGGCGGCAGCTCAAGGCCCGACGCTGGCCAATCACGGCCCTGCGGTGAGAGAGAAGGCCAGCCCCCCAGGAGGAGGAGCCAGTCAGCATCTCAAGAAGGCCAGGCTCCTACGGTCAGGGGCCTGGCAGGAGGCAGAGGACAACCGGAGGAAGGCCCTATCATCGGCAAGCCTGAATGGGCATCTGGGAGGGGGACAGCAGCAGCAAAGGTCCGGGCAGGATGGGCCTCCACTGGGGGAGAGCACGCTGCTCGCCTCCCTCCTGACCACCTTCAGCTCCAGGCTGCAGGGCGTGGCCATGGCCCAGCAGCCGGAAGCACAGAACGGTGGTGGCAAGTCCCCGGACGCATCGCGGCACGATGCCTTTGAAGCCTACGGCACAGCCTCCAACCGCCTCAAGGGCCTGGTGAGGAAGAGTAAGAGCCAAAGCCACGAGAGTTATGACAGCCGGCGAGCCAGCCAGGAGCGCCTCTCAGAGTCGCCCTGCTCCAACGTGAGTGCCGCGGCACAACTCAGCCCTTCCAACTCTGCCGTGTCCTGCGCCGAGCGACTGAAGGCCGTGGCGAACCTGGTGAAAACGCGATCGAGCCCCGCCCCCTCGCCGCGACCCAGCATGGCCTGCAGCCAGCTGGCTCTGCTCCTTTCCAGCGAGGCCCACCTGAAGCAGTACTCCAGGGAGCAGGTCCTCAAAGCACAACTGGCAGGACAGTCGGCCAGCGAGAGACTGGCAGCCATCGCCTCGCAGAAATCctcacaggacaggaagccggcgAGCATTGGAGAGACCCGGATGGTCTCGGAGGCTGAGAGCTCTATGAACAGCCAGAGCAGAACCTCTCCCCTTGCGTCGGCAAGCTCAACTAAGGGCAGCCCTGCTCCAAGCTTGgcactcagcagcagcagcagcagcagcagtgtggtCTCACCTCACGCCAGCTCACAGCCCCAGAGGGACAGGAGCAGCTCCAGACCCCCACAGAACTGCAGCAGCCTCCTGCTGCTCCTTCTCAACAACCACAACTCCCACAAGCAGCTCACCAGGAGCGGGCACctggaggagcagcaggaggagcgtgaggaggaggaggagcgcatCCCGCCCAGCCGGACGCCCTCTCTCCTGCTGGACCACCGGATTCAATCGGACCAGTACCGCAGCCCGACCAAATCCAGCAGCGATGTGGAGAGCTACTACTCCAGCTGCTCTCCCATCGACCTGTCCATGCACACCAGAGCGCCCAGCCACGAACCAGCCCCcccctgcacctcctcctcctcctcctcgccctcTTGCCCGCTGGATAAGCTCACAGAGACTCTGTTAAACAGGTGGAAGCCAGACACTCCGGGACCAAAGGTCTCTGCGGCCGGGGAACTGGGACCAAAGGTCTCTGCGGCCGGGGAACTGGGACCAAAGGTCTCTGCGGCCGGGGAACCGGGACCAAAGGTCTCTGCGGCCGGGGAACTGCATGTTAGCCCAGACACCAAACCCCATCATAAGGTCACTCTCATGCAGTTACTGTTGGGCCGCCAAAACAATGagaaggtaaacaaaatcggagaTAATCCAGATTTGCGGCGTGACGCAACCCTCAACATCCTGCCCACAGACCCACTTAAACTGATTGGCAGCACGTATGAGGAGAGCCTCAGACAAAGCCCTGCTGACTGCCGCATTGGTGTTGGTCGCGCCATGACCAGATCCTCCCTGAACGAAGACGCAAGTGGCAGTCAGTCTCCGTACGCTTTCTCCTCCCCccaagtccagtccagtcctctGGATCTGTGTAAAGCCAATAACAGCTCCAGTGAAAAGGCCACCGGTTTCAGCGCCAGTAAACTGCTGCAGAACTTGGCACAGTGTGGTCTAACGAACAGCTCCCCCTCTCCACCACCACTGATCCGGAGGCCCACCAAGCTTCCGAGTCCTAGCCTGGTGCCCACCAAGCGTCCAAGTCCTAGCCTGGTGCCCAGTAAGCCCTCTGCTTTACTGGAGTGTCTGAGCCCTCCTCCGGCACAGAGGAACGGCAGTCCGGTAGTAGAGCCGCCTCCGCGTTGCAGTTTCACGCCGCACAGACGAGAGTCGCCTGAATCGCCAGCAGCGTCACAGATCGAGAGTCTGCTCGAGAGGCGGACGGTGCTGCAGCTGTTGTTGGGCTCGCCGTCTCACGCGGAGCAACCCAGCGGCAGGAGAAGCACAGAGGACCAGCCGAGCTTTCGCTCCCCCGACGTCCGTGACGGCTCGCACGGGCCCTCGATGGATATCAAGATCAAAACAGAGCCCAAAGAAGATAGCCCGTTTCCAAACCCCTTCCATATTGACACTGGGCTCCAACACTGGGCCCATGGACGCCACGAGAGACACAGGCCCCTCTTTGAGCATCAGGGCGACGTTAAATCTGAGCCGTGTCCCGACGATATTGTCTCTAAATACGGCCTCCTCAGTCAGCTCTTGAAACAGCAGACCAGCACCTACAACCCTGGCGCGCCCTCGGACTATGACCCCAGAGCGCTGACCAGCACCTACAACCCTGGTACGCCCGCGGACTACGACCCCAGAGCGCTGAAGCAGGAACAGCAGGATCATCGTGTGGGCCCCAGCCCTAAGAGAAGGAGACTCTGTATGGAATTGGCGGAGCAGCTGACCAGCGAGCTCAGCTCGGGCCCGGTGGACTCCTACGTGGGACTCGGTGGCAAGCTGCTGCTGAGTCCAGAGCAGGAGGAATCCCCAGCGAGGAGTCCCGTCAGCAAGGTGCTTCCACGAGACCACCAGGGCTTCAACGTGCTCAAACAGCTCTTGCTGTCAGACAACTGTCTGAAGGGCTTGTCTCAGGGCAGTGGGCTGTCCAGCCCCAGTGAAACGCACACCAAGGTCAACGGGAGCCTCCCTCCGCACCAGCTACACTTCAACCACAAACTCTCTCAGTTGCCATGGCAGCGTGCATCTCCGAGCCCCAGGTCCGCCGGCAGCGCTGCCCACTGGCCGACGAACGGCTGCAGCGGCTTTCACGAGTCGCCGAGGAACAATGCTGCCGCccagacaacaacaacattaacaagaacaacaacaagaagCCCTGGGTCTGTGAAGCAGGAGTGCCAGAGCCCAGCCGGCCCCGACTCTCCTCGACTGACCAGAGCTAACCCCATCCTCTACTACATGCTCCAGCGGGGCAAAGGGCAGGTGAGGAGGGCGAGCGGGGATCAGGGGCAGGTGATGGCGCACTGTGAGATTAACATCAAAGAGGAGCCAGCAACAGATGAGGACCCCAGCCAGTACGACCACAGACTGAGCTCTCTGCAGTAG